A section of the Alkalihalobacillus sp. LMS39 genome encodes:
- a CDS encoding 3-hydroxyacyl-CoA dehydrogenase/enoyl-CoA hydratase family protein has translation MSKSFKVGIIGAGNMGSGIAQKMAQEGLDVTLVDVTDQQVERGIGSIRKTLAEGVERGIFSEDQVKAILNRLHGTSSYEALKDADLVVEAVFEDVQVKGAVFQKLDSICDEKTIFATNTSSLFVKELATFTKRPDRVIGMHYFYHPAKNRLVEIIPHQETSQETIETTLLIGKLHNKTCIVVKDSPGFAVNRYFVPFLNESVHLLQDGVANIATIDAAAKQGFDIGMGPFELMNVTGIPIAEHSCTYLAKEISEFYAPSELLQKQTEMKEDWDLRGDIDESKFEAINRHLYATVFGVAGAQVDEGVASIEDTDRGAKIGLKWKFGPFELINKVGVKEALEMVTQLNSKRSSFHVPTILQEHALKDQSFAFNYIDMETKNGIAYITINRPEAMNALNPVVVEQLEKAFNEAEENPDVKGIAIQGAGKAFVAGADIKFFIDCIESNQIEKNVEFTRKGHQLFRRMETSDKMTIAVLDGLSLGGGSELALSCQAIVATAQGSLAFPESGLGIYPGLGGMLRLNKHVGKELSKYFVLTGKPLTAAAAKDLGIVTALTEMENLETTIEMVLAQGKREKYATREIPTTYNEMVDGFSDENVERMINGERPHQVSEAFADKVMKILGFKAQTAMKTINDLIDQQTEMTIDEGIELELSYLVKTFETEEAHIGLKASMNGERPVFKKAEV, from the coding sequence ATGTCTAAATCTTTTAAAGTTGGAATTATAGGTGCGGGAAATATGGGATCGGGAATTGCTCAAAAAATGGCTCAAGAAGGGCTCGATGTTACCTTAGTTGATGTCACAGATCAACAGGTCGAGCGAGGGATTGGAAGTATTAGAAAGACACTTGCTGAAGGAGTTGAGCGAGGGATTTTTAGTGAAGACCAAGTGAAAGCGATTTTAAATCGACTTCATGGTACTTCTTCCTATGAAGCGTTAAAGGATGCCGATCTTGTTGTAGAAGCAGTGTTTGAAGATGTGCAAGTAAAGGGTGCTGTGTTCCAAAAGCTTGATAGTATATGTGACGAGAAAACCATATTTGCAACGAACACATCAAGCTTGTTTGTAAAAGAACTAGCGACATTTACAAAGCGCCCAGATCGAGTAATTGGAATGCATTATTTCTATCATCCTGCCAAAAATAGACTCGTAGAAATTATTCCGCATCAAGAAACAAGTCAAGAAACGATTGAAACAACTCTATTAATTGGCAAGCTTCATAATAAAACGTGCATTGTCGTAAAAGACTCTCCAGGGTTTGCGGTCAATCGATATTTTGTTCCATTTTTAAATGAATCGGTTCATTTGTTGCAGGACGGTGTCGCGAATATCGCAACGATTGATGCGGCGGCAAAACAAGGGTTTGACATTGGTATGGGGCCATTTGAATTAATGAATGTGACAGGAATACCAATTGCTGAGCATTCGTGTACGTACCTAGCAAAAGAAATTAGTGAGTTCTATGCTCCTAGTGAGCTACTTCAAAAACAAACAGAGATGAAAGAGGATTGGGACCTTCGTGGGGATATAGATGAAAGCAAATTTGAAGCCATTAATCGCCACCTTTATGCGACGGTTTTCGGTGTCGCTGGTGCGCAAGTGGATGAAGGTGTCGCTAGTATTGAGGATACAGACCGTGGGGCTAAGATTGGCCTAAAATGGAAGTTTGGTCCGTTTGAATTAATCAATAAAGTCGGTGTAAAAGAAGCACTTGAGATGGTCACTCAGCTTAATTCGAAACGTTCTAGTTTCCATGTGCCGACGATCTTACAGGAGCATGCTCTGAAGGATCAATCCTTTGCCTTTAACTACATTGACATGGAAACGAAAAATGGCATTGCCTATATTACAATCAATCGTCCGGAAGCGATGAACGCCTTAAATCCAGTAGTTGTTGAACAATTAGAAAAGGCCTTTAACGAGGCAGAAGAGAACCCTGATGTGAAAGGAATTGCGATTCAAGGAGCTGGTAAAGCATTTGTGGCAGGGGCGGATATTAAGTTTTTTATTGATTGTATCGAAAGCAATCAAATAGAGAAAAATGTGGAGTTCACGCGCAAAGGGCATCAATTGTTTAGAAGAATGGAAACGTCAGATAAAATGACGATTGCTGTCTTAGACGGACTGTCCCTTGGGGGAGGAAGTGAACTTGCCCTATCTTGCCAAGCGATTGTAGCAACCGCTCAAGGTTCTCTCGCTTTTCCGGAAAGTGGGCTAGGGATTTATCCCGGCCTTGGCGGTATGCTGCGATTGAATAAGCATGTCGGTAAGGAATTATCGAAATATTTTGTGTTAACAGGGAAACCGTTGACTGCAGCGGCAGCGAAAGACTTAGGAATTGTCACTGCATTAACCGAGATGGAGAACCTCGAAACAACGATTGAAATGGTGCTTGCGCAAGGGAAACGAGAAAAATATGCAACAAGAGAAATTCCAACAACGTATAACGAAATGGTCGATGGATTCTCTGATGAAAATGTCGAGCGTATGATTAACGGTGAGCGACCACATCAAGTAAGTGAAGCGTTTGCAGATAAAGTAATGAAAATACTTGGCTTTAAAGCACAAACTGCAATGAAGACAATTAATGATCTCATTGATCAGCAAACAGAAATGACGATTGATGAGGGAATTGAACTTGAATTAAGCTATTTAGTCAAAACCTTTGAAACAGAGGAGGCGCATATCGGGTTAAAGGCCTCAATGAACGGAGAGCGTCCAGTCTTTAAAAAGGCAGAAGTCTAA
- a CDS encoding helix-turn-helix domain-containing protein has product MKLTKREKLLQRLENHLRITARQLVKFDTEEETLQYLIDSFRSELKCDFVGIIREEEYQFSSKVWSGECTFITNHFPMKVRECSPTLLDHSLAFYKVDEETKCKFTRLLIDKKISTWFTVPIRDDNDNYGFCIIGFLNFVPLLEEMDEVFVEFGKDVAIAISLAKRKEVQKQKIIGMEWVSNNLSIATSLDQVIEKVVEGAGRGTGSQFACIYLYDEQENCFVLQPSIFGKAGQIMKIEVEGNYVLKDYFPFLETPGGQQITIPLVIDLKTIGVLHVENKENGFFTKEDCEILELLSSHVATMIENARLYKNEKDHKHRLHNLLDYQQALVKETVENDSFDGITATLSELFSKSVILFDRFMRPISYQLFAFNKEELQSFIDLATIEVFQKRHRELFFSVDEDRKVGVWPVNGGGELLGYLAIDITDEAMDDFYQLSIDLARNISSIQFIKQKLVLDTKEHVKDSFINKLLVETIDNEESIIQYANLFNWNLFNEHRVTVLSINLSDRDEQTNNILEKQAKKSTLWDQIKTRLLIYDQDMIIANKGDENILIVPAVREGTNPKVYWQKLYEEITKWLKVQGDSSQILIGIGGTTNKLSDYYLGYQQAVQALNVVYHRFKDIGFAVFDELGSYTVLHNIKDSSIARLFIDKQLQELLQYSEGKSMDLFRTLRVYLSHNGSIKDTSEELFIHRSSLLYRLEKIQNLLHVNLDSSEDRFDLMMAYKLYDLYYTNKINS; this is encoded by the coding sequence ATGAAGTTAACAAAACGCGAAAAGCTGCTACAAAGACTCGAAAATCATTTGAGAATAACAGCTCGACAACTTGTGAAATTTGATACAGAAGAGGAAACATTGCAATATTTAATTGATTCTTTTCGCTCAGAGTTAAAGTGTGATTTTGTAGGAATTATACGTGAGGAAGAATATCAGTTTTCTTCCAAAGTGTGGAGTGGCGAGTGTACGTTTATAACGAATCATTTTCCAATGAAAGTTAGAGAGTGTTCTCCGACTTTATTAGACCACAGTTTGGCATTTTATAAAGTAGATGAAGAAACGAAGTGTAAGTTTACCAGGTTATTAATAGATAAAAAAATCTCAACATGGTTTACTGTTCCAATAAGAGATGATAACGATAATTATGGTTTTTGCATCATTGGTTTTCTAAATTTTGTCCCTCTTTTAGAAGAAATGGACGAAGTTTTTGTTGAATTTGGAAAAGATGTAGCGATAGCGATTTCACTAGCGAAAAGAAAAGAAGTGCAAAAACAAAAAATTATTGGAATGGAATGGGTAAGTAATAATCTATCAATAGCCACTTCTCTCGATCAAGTGATAGAAAAGGTAGTAGAAGGTGCTGGAAGAGGGACAGGATCGCAATTTGCATGTATCTACTTGTATGATGAGCAAGAAAATTGCTTTGTTTTACAACCGTCCATATTTGGAAAAGCAGGGCAAATAATGAAAATTGAAGTTGAAGGAAATTATGTTTTAAAAGATTATTTTCCTTTTTTAGAAACACCAGGAGGACAACAGATTACAATCCCCTTAGTAATCGATTTAAAAACGATTGGGGTTTTACATGTAGAAAACAAAGAAAACGGATTTTTCACAAAAGAAGATTGCGAAATTTTAGAGTTATTATCAAGCCATGTAGCAACGATGATTGAAAATGCTCGTTTATATAAAAATGAAAAAGACCATAAGCACCGATTACATAATTTATTGGATTATCAACAGGCATTAGTAAAAGAAACGGTAGAAAATGATAGTTTCGATGGAATTACAGCAACGTTAAGTGAACTTTTCTCAAAGTCAGTGATCTTATTTGATCGTTTTATGAGACCGATTTCTTATCAATTATTTGCATTTAATAAAGAGGAATTGCAATCATTTATTGATTTAGCCACTATCGAGGTTTTTCAAAAGAGGCATCGAGAACTCTTTTTTTCCGTTGATGAAGATAGAAAAGTCGGGGTATGGCCTGTGAATGGTGGTGGAGAGTTACTAGGGTACTTAGCTATTGATATTACTGATGAAGCAATGGATGATTTCTATCAATTAAGCATTGATTTGGCCCGAAATATATCCTCCATCCAGTTTATTAAACAAAAACTCGTTCTAGATACTAAAGAGCACGTGAAAGACAGTTTTATTAATAAGTTACTTGTGGAGACTATCGATAATGAAGAAAGTATCATTCAATATGCCAATTTGTTTAACTGGAATTTATTTAACGAGCATCGAGTGACGGTACTATCGATTAATCTTAGTGATAGAGATGAACAAACTAACAATATACTTGAAAAGCAAGCTAAAAAATCAACGCTCTGGGACCAAATAAAAACGAGGCTATTGATTTACGACCAAGATATGATTATTGCTAATAAAGGTGATGAAAATATATTAATTGTGCCGGCTGTCCGAGAAGGGACAAACCCAAAAGTATATTGGCAAAAATTATATGAAGAAATAACAAAGTGGCTAAAGGTCCAAGGTGATTCAAGTCAAATATTAATAGGGATTGGGGGGACAACAAATAAGCTAAGTGATTATTATTTAGGATACCAGCAAGCTGTTCAAGCACTTAATGTTGTCTATCACCGTTTTAAAGATATTGGGTTTGCGGTTTTTGATGAGTTAGGTTCGTATACGGTCTTGCATAATATAAAAGACTCAAGCATTGCTAGACTTTTTATTGATAAGCAGCTTCAAGAGTTATTACAATATTCCGAAGGGAAAAGCATGGATTTATTCCGAACATTAAGAGTGTATTTATCCCATAATGGCAGTATTAAAGATACGTCAGAAGAGCTGTTTATTCATAGAAGCTCATTACTTTATAGACTAGAAAAAATTCAAAACCTTCTTCATGTGAATCTTGATTCTTCAGAAGACCGCTTTGATTTAATGATGGCATATAAACTATATGATTTATATTATACAAATAAAATTAATAGTTAA
- a CDS encoding cupin domain-containing protein, with amino-acid sequence MAEANSFFQSKEVQDFNREIEQYHLGPLWNAIPDLMHKQPKPEAVPYLWKWEVLEKKLQEATQIFTPERGGERRAIYFQNPGFQSRQPWGWASTTNTLYAAVQLILPGEEAPSHRHTQNAMRFITNGSGAYSIVDGQKIYMEEGDYLITPGGLWHGHGHEGDKPMIWMDILDIPIIYSAAGTFFEGHPDGLEKPSLPNNYSSRRYMGGHVRPISDRTPQIAPVGSYKWAQTEAALNGLSDFEPDPYDGIAVEYLNPSNGATANPTMGAWIQKLPAGFHSKAHRHTNSAIYHVYAGEGYSVINGVQYYWSKGDYFVIPNWAWHEHVNTSVEDAILFCSNDLPIMEKLNLQREEAYEKNKGYQEITSEFSPKLVR; translated from the coding sequence ATGGCTGAAGCAAATTCGTTTTTTCAAAGTAAGGAAGTTCAAGATTTTAATAGAGAGATTGAGCAATATCATTTAGGTCCATTATGGAATGCAATCCCTGATTTAATGCATAAACAACCAAAACCAGAAGCCGTTCCATACTTATGGAAGTGGGAAGTGCTCGAGAAGAAGTTGCAAGAAGCGACTCAAATTTTCACTCCTGAACGTGGGGGAGAACGAAGAGCCATTTATTTTCAAAATCCCGGTTTTCAAAGCAGGCAGCCTTGGGGTTGGGCTTCGACAACAAATACGTTGTATGCAGCGGTACAGCTAATCTTACCAGGGGAGGAAGCGCCGTCACATCGTCATACACAAAATGCGATGCGTTTTATCACCAATGGTAGTGGAGCGTATTCCATTGTCGATGGGCAAAAAATTTATATGGAAGAAGGCGACTATTTAATCACTCCAGGTGGGCTTTGGCATGGTCATGGTCATGAAGGAGATAAGCCGATGATTTGGATGGATATTTTAGATATTCCAATCATTTATTCAGCTGCGGGAACCTTTTTTGAAGGCCACCCAGATGGATTAGAGAAGCCTTCGTTGCCGAATAATTATAGCTCTAGACGGTACATGGGGGGACACGTTCGACCAATTTCCGATCGAACGCCGCAAATCGCTCCGGTCGGCTCTTATAAGTGGGCACAAACAGAAGCTGCCCTGAATGGGTTAAGTGATTTTGAACCAGATCCATATGATGGTATCGCGGTAGAATATCTTAATCCTTCGAACGGGGCTACAGCGAATCCGACGATGGGTGCGTGGATTCAAAAGCTTCCGGCTGGGTTCCATTCAAAAGCACATCGCCATACAAATTCAGCGATTTACCATGTCTATGCTGGGGAAGGCTACAGTGTGATTAATGGAGTTCAGTACTATTGGTCGAAGGGAGATTACTTTGTGATCCCGAACTGGGCTTGGCATGAGCACGTCAACACATCGGTGGAGGATGCCATTCTTTTCTGCTCAAATGACCTTCCAATCATGGAGAAACTTAATTTACAAAGAGAAGAAGCGTACGAAAAAAATAAGGGATACCAAGAAATAACGAGTGAATTTTCTCCTAAACTGGTGAGGTAA
- a CDS encoding DinB family protein: protein MSLLKTYQNQMNEAIDGIVQKVERLSEDTIRVKPSEEEWSIMEIICHVEEIIPYWVDELTRVVDAGGTAWGRGLQDEARLAAVAQAPARNVSDVIEGIKKAQVYANAQLGKLNDQDLELEAPHRNPKFGTKPMTFLVEHFITEHLANHGKQIDRNLSKL, encoded by the coding sequence ATGAGTCTACTGAAAACATATCAGAATCAGATGAATGAAGCGATCGATGGTATTGTTCAAAAGGTAGAACGATTATCCGAAGACACGATCCGGGTAAAGCCATCGGAAGAAGAATGGTCGATCATGGAAATTATTTGTCATGTGGAAGAAATCATTCCATATTGGGTCGATGAACTAACCCGTGTCGTGGATGCTGGTGGAACGGCTTGGGGAAGAGGTCTTCAAGATGAGGCGAGACTGGCAGCGGTAGCGCAAGCACCAGCCAGAAATGTAAGCGATGTCATTGAGGGGATTAAAAAGGCACAAGTCTATGCAAACGCACAGCTTGGTAAGTTGAATGATCAAGATTTAGAGCTAGAGGCACCACATCGTAATCCGAAATTTGGCACAAAGCCGATGACCTTTCTAGTAGAGCATTTTATTACGGAGCATTTAGCAAATCACGGCAAACAAATCGATCGTAATTTAAGCAAGTTATAA
- a CDS encoding fumarylacetoacetate hydrolase family protein has translation MKLVNYRVGESIRAAAIVGNQVIDLNRAYVAMLEAQGQARAEKVAEALVPANTIEFLEGGDKSLEEAYKAIEYAQAEEATNPKIVLSKDDVRIEAPVLKPNKIICVGHNYREHILEMKRELPPYPVIFAKFNNAIIGPEDDIPNSPLTEQLDYEAEFTFVISKKAKNVSKEEALDYVAGYTIVNDVTARDLQRRTLQWLQGKTLDGSAPMGPWLVTKDEIPNPHELEVVLKVNGEERQRSNTANLVFDVNYLVEFLSSIMTLEPGDVICTGTPGGVGVARDPQVFLQDDDVVQIEIDKIGVLENKVKSVTNAVKVGR, from the coding sequence ATGAAACTAGTAAATTACCGTGTAGGAGAAAGTATTCGAGCTGCAGCCATCGTAGGCAATCAAGTGATTGACCTTAACCGTGCTTATGTCGCGATGCTAGAAGCGCAAGGGCAGGCGAGAGCAGAAAAAGTCGCAGAAGCATTGGTTCCTGCTAACACGATTGAATTTCTTGAGGGTGGGGACAAGAGTTTAGAAGAAGCTTATAAAGCGATCGAGTACGCTCAAGCAGAGGAAGCGACGAATCCGAAAATTGTCTTATCGAAAGACGATGTCCGAATCGAAGCACCGGTTCTTAAGCCAAATAAGATTATTTGTGTCGGACATAACTACCGTGAACATATTTTAGAAATGAAACGCGAGCTTCCACCATATCCGGTGATTTTTGCGAAGTTCAATAATGCGATTATCGGTCCGGAAGATGATATTCCGAATTCACCGCTGACGGAACAATTAGATTATGAAGCCGAATTTACTTTTGTTATTAGCAAGAAAGCTAAAAATGTCTCAAAGGAAGAGGCGCTAGATTATGTAGCTGGCTATACGATTGTGAATGATGTTACTGCTCGTGATTTACAACGACGTACGCTGCAATGGCTTCAAGGGAAAACGCTAGATGGAAGTGCACCGATGGGTCCGTGGCTCGTCACAAAAGATGAGATTCCTAACCCACATGAGCTAGAGGTGGTGCTTAAAGTAAATGGGGAAGAAAGACAGCGTTCCAATACGGCGAATCTCGTATTTGATGTCAATTATTTAGTAGAGTTTTTATCAAGCATTATGACACTAGAGCCAGGAGACGTGATTTGCACGGGGACACCTGGTGGGGTAGGCGTAGCCCGCGACCCACAAGTGTTTTTACAAGATGACGATGTTGTTCAAATCGAAATTGACAAGATCGGTGTCTTAGAAAATAAAGTGAAGTCCGTAACTAATGCGGTAAAGGTGGGAAGGTAA
- a CDS encoding thioesterase family protein has translation MSTIYYQVHVKFGDTDGAGIVFYPNYYRWMDEATHHFLTTIGFSTAQLIMVGKVGMPIVEAKCQFRAPLLFDDIVTVNSMIVELKEKVFTIEHTFLKEKKEVATGYEIRAWCDLSGERPKAIAIPKELLEAVNTLKRTVK, from the coding sequence ATGAGTACGATTTATTACCAGGTTCATGTAAAGTTTGGTGATACGGATGGAGCTGGGATTGTATTTTATCCAAACTATTATCGGTGGATGGACGAAGCAACGCATCATTTTCTGACGACGATCGGTTTTTCCACAGCACAGCTGATCATGGTCGGAAAAGTAGGAATGCCGATAGTCGAGGCTAAATGTCAATTTAGGGCACCGCTCTTATTTGATGACATTGTTACAGTAAATTCGATGATAGTTGAACTGAAAGAGAAGGTATTTACGATTGAACATACCTTTTTGAAAGAGAAGAAGGAAGTAGCCACAGGTTATGAGATTCGTGCCTGGTGTGACCTTAGTGGGGAGCGTCCAAAAGCAATAGCGATCCCAAAAGAACTTTTGGAGGCCGTTAACACACTTAAACGAACAGTTAAGTGA
- a CDS encoding NAD(P)/FAD-dependent oxidoreductase has translation MSRREKRKVIVVGAGPVGLTAALALSSKGIQATVMEADPKDRPRPGSRAIYLHKATLTHLEEISPGLGFTLSRNGVSWPIKRTLFRGTEVYVRNYGVTDMNHPTKLPPFTSLHQDEIERHMYEACLKAGVEFIWGTPVKDVQTSDEGAVITTEAGDTWETSYVIGADGARSVVRESVDLKLEGPRTRDTFLVVDVKEDEENPLPLERVFYYQHQAMGGRNVMLVPFKGGWRVDLQLLEDDNPEDFTEIEGVKKWLPNVMDAKYAERITWVSTYRFHQVVASSFTDEKRKVLLAGEAAHLFAPFGARGLNSGVPDAIIAVNGIAKALNADSLEGANEAIRAAANERKIAAEWNRNGSTTALNHLQGSSAYMNMKRELAASLTPIVPRLGRWLDEGPYGPKSGPPELTTKY, from the coding sequence ATGAGTAGACGTGAAAAACGAAAAGTCATAGTAGTAGGAGCAGGCCCCGTCGGTTTAACAGCTGCGCTTGCATTATCAAGTAAAGGAATCCAAGCAACTGTGATGGAAGCCGATCCAAAAGATCGACCACGTCCAGGTAGCAGAGCGATCTATCTTCATAAGGCGACATTAACTCATTTAGAGGAAATTAGCCCAGGACTCGGCTTTACCCTTTCTCGAAATGGTGTTTCATGGCCAATCAAACGTACCTTGTTCCGTGGTACAGAGGTGTACGTTCGAAACTACGGAGTAACAGATATGAACCATCCGACAAAGCTACCTCCTTTTACTAGTTTGCATCAAGATGAAATTGAGCGCCATATGTATGAGGCGTGCTTAAAGGCGGGAGTGGAATTTATTTGGGGTACTCCGGTAAAAGATGTGCAAACAAGTGACGAAGGGGCTGTCATTACAACAGAGGCTGGCGATACGTGGGAAACAAGCTATGTAATTGGTGCTGACGGGGCGCGTTCCGTTGTCCGCGAGTCGGTAGATTTAAAGCTAGAGGGCCCAAGGACAAGAGATACATTTCTTGTCGTAGATGTGAAAGAGGATGAAGAAAATCCACTACCACTTGAACGTGTTTTCTATTATCAGCATCAAGCGATGGGTGGACGAAATGTGATGCTTGTTCCTTTTAAAGGGGGATGGCGCGTCGACCTCCAGCTGTTAGAGGACGATAATCCAGAGGACTTTACGGAAATCGAAGGCGTGAAAAAATGGCTGCCAAACGTCATGGATGCGAAATACGCAGAGCGAATTACGTGGGTATCGACCTATCGTTTCCACCAAGTTGTAGCCAGCTCGTTCACTGATGAAAAACGCAAAGTTCTTCTTGCTGGGGAAGCTGCTCATCTTTTTGCACCTTTTGGGGCGCGTGGCTTAAACTCTGGTGTGCCAGATGCAATTATTGCCGTCAATGGGATTGCAAAAGCACTAAACGCAGACAGTCTAGAAGGAGCGAATGAAGCGATTCGTGCGGCGGCGAATGAACGCAAAATTGCAGCGGAATGGAACAGAAACGGTTCGACAACAGCGTTAAATCATCTTCAAGGAAGTTCGGCATACATGAACATGAAACGTGAATTAGCAGCGTCTCTAACACCAATTGTACCAAGATTGGGACGATGGTTAGATGAAGGCCCATATGGACCAAAGTCAGGTCCGCCTGAACTAACGACAAAATATTAA
- a CDS encoding IclR family transcriptional regulator → MYSTLENSLRLLKCFTSEEPEISLTNLAKKLNLGVSTTHRLLKTLESEGFVLQNTTNQTYSLGVSVLALTNTVTSQMKIIKDANPVLKDLTTSTGESSHLGIIEGTSVIYLQKIECYLPLKIDSHLGKRTPIHCTSIGQVLLAYQQKPLEAALKKYTKQTITDPTRFQEKLAQIRRQGYAISNQEWDEEIWSVAAPVYNAKKEVIAAIDISGPVKRVTTSQQDTIKKVIQAAQALSDKIKLRS, encoded by the coding sequence ATGTATTCTACATTAGAAAATTCGTTACGTTTACTGAAATGCTTCACTTCAGAAGAACCTGAAATCTCACTAACGAATCTTGCAAAGAAATTAAATCTCGGTGTAAGTACAACACACCGACTATTAAAAACTCTTGAAAGCGAAGGGTTTGTCCTCCAAAATACGACGAACCAAACGTACAGTCTTGGTGTGTCTGTATTAGCATTAACGAACACCGTCACCTCGCAAATGAAAATTATCAAAGATGCCAATCCGGTCTTAAAAGACTTAACAACTAGTACAGGTGAAAGTTCGCACCTCGGCATTATCGAAGGAACGAGTGTGATTTATTTGCAAAAGATAGAATGTTACTTACCATTAAAAATAGATTCTCATCTTGGAAAAAGAACTCCGATTCACTGTACAAGCATCGGTCAAGTTCTACTGGCATACCAACAAAAACCATTGGAAGCGGCCCTAAAAAAATACACAAAACAGACAATAACAGACCCAACACGTTTCCAGGAGAAATTAGCCCAAATTAGACGACAAGGCTATGCGATCAGTAATCAAGAATGGGATGAAGAGATTTGGTCCGTTGCTGCACCAGTGTACAACGCCAAAAAAGAAGTTATTGCTGCCATTGACATTAGCGGTCCTGTAAAACGAGTAACGACCTCCCAACAAGACACCATAAAAAAAGTCATACAGGCAGCTCAAGCGTTATCTGACAAGATTAAATTACGGAGTTGA
- a CDS encoding IclR family transcriptional regulator gives MMTKGKEGQLLSSVKHAMQILRLFKLNQNELGVTEIANKLDLPKGTAHRLIKTLTRENFLTKNPRTNRYRLGLSLLTLGGVISVHTEIYQEALPLLQSLVHTLKETAHICLLEKTEVVYLLRVENQATVPLVTRIGRRNPVHCTSEGLVILAYQHEDRINQLLTTPLYPYTLKTITDPDKLKLELEKIRERGYSLTVDHFYEGFVSIAVPIRDYTEEVVSSLAVIGPTSRITESDYPIFIEQIKKVAEQISELLGYYKEDTSF, from the coding sequence ATGATGACAAAGGGCAAGGAAGGACAACTTCTTTCTTCAGTGAAACATGCGATGCAAATTTTGCGATTATTTAAACTAAATCAGAACGAGCTAGGCGTAACCGAAATTGCAAATAAACTTGATTTACCAAAAGGGACAGCACACCGTTTAATAAAAACACTGACACGAGAGAATTTTCTAACAAAAAACCCGCGAACGAACCGATACCGTCTCGGTTTATCCCTTCTTACGCTAGGCGGGGTTATTTCCGTCCATACAGAAATCTATCAAGAAGCATTGCCCTTGTTGCAATCATTAGTTCATACACTAAAAGAAACCGCACATATATGCCTCTTGGAAAAAACAGAGGTCGTTTATTTACTGAGGGTTGAGAATCAAGCAACAGTTCCGCTTGTGACAAGAATAGGTCGAAGAAATCCGGTCCACTGTACAAGTGAGGGGTTAGTTATCCTCGCCTATCAACATGAAGATCGCATCAATCAACTATTAACCACTCCACTTTATCCTTATACATTAAAAACAATCACGGACCCGGACAAATTGAAGTTAGAGTTGGAGAAAATAAGAGAACGGGGTTATTCGTTAACCGTCGACCATTTTTACGAAGGCTTCGTCAGCATTGCAGTGCCAATTAGAGATTACACCGAAGAAGTCGTTTCTTCCCTTGCCGTTATCGGTCCGACATCACGAATAACAGAAAGCGACTACCCAATCTTTATTGAGCAGATAAAAAAAGTAGCGGAGCAAATCTCAGAATTGCTTGGATACTATAAGGAAGATACTAGCTTCTAA
- a CDS encoding MFS transporter translates to MSKNDKLWIKEFTLVKFTSLSSVILSAVVYGSGHGILQRSIQAWMMNKVSIEERCLANGMFFNSLVLGVVCGSIFLGLIASSFGSMPMYQLSVLFMLLFLLILVVSQVVERRNHVMEEVKMRKG, encoded by the coding sequence TTGAGTAAAAATGATAAACTATGGATAAAAGAATTTACGCTCGTCAAGTTTACAAGCCTTTCTTCCGTTATTTTGTCTGCGGTTGTTTATGGTAGTGGGCATGGTATTCTTCAGCGGTCGATTCAAGCATGGATGATGAACAAGGTTTCAATAGAAGAACGATGCCTTGCCAATGGAATGTTTTTTAACTCATTGGTTTTGGGTGTTGTCTGTGGATCTATCTTTTTAGGGCTAATCGCATCTTCGTTTGGATCTATGCCGATGTATCAACTCTCTGTCTTGTTTATGCTCCTGTTTCTACTGATTTTGGTTGTATCCCAGGTAGTAGAGCGTCGTAACCATGTAATGGAGGAAGTGAAAATGCGAAAGGGTTAA